From the Thunnus albacares chromosome 24, fThuAlb1.1, whole genome shotgun sequence genome, one window contains:
- the LOC122976109 gene encoding pro-opiomelanocortin: MCPVWLLVAVVVVGGSRGAVSQCWEHPSCQELNSDSSMTECIQLCHSDLTAEKPVVPGNAHLQPPPLPDPSSSSSFILPSSSSPQSKRSYSMEHFRWGKPVGRKRRPVKVYTSNGVEEESAEVFPGEMRRRELANELLAAAAAAEEEEKAQEVMAEEEEEQKQLLQEKKDGSYKMKHFRWSGPPASKRYGGFMKSWDERSQRPLLTLFKNVINKDGQQQ, translated from the exons ATGTGTCCTGTGTGGTTATTGGTGGCTGTGGTGGTTGTGGGCGGGTCCAGAggagctgtcagtcagtgcTGGGAGCATCCGAGCTGTCAGGAGCTGAACTCTGACAGCAGCATGACG GAGTGTATCCAGCTCTGTCACTCTGACCTCACCGCCGAGAAGCCCGTCGTCCCCGGCAACGCCCACCTGCAACCTCCCCCTCTGCCAgacccctcctcttcctcctccttcatcctcccttcctcctcctctcctcaatCCAAGCGCTCCTACTCAATGGAGCACTTTCGCTGGGGGAAGCCCGTTGGCCGAAAGCGCCGCCCCGTCAAAGTCTACACCTCTAACGGCGTGGAGGAGGAATCAGCCGAGGTTTTCCCTGGAGAGATGAGGAGGCGGGAGCTGGCCAATGAGttgctggcagcagcagcagcagcagaggaggaggagaaggctCAGGAGGTGatggcggaggaggaggaggagcagaagcAGCTCCTCCAGGAGAAGAAGGATGGCTCCTACAAGATGAAGCACTTTCGCTGGAGCGGCCCGCCGGCGAGCAAACGCTACGGCGGCTTCATGAAGAGCTGGGACGAACGCAGCCAGAGACCGCTGCTCACGCTCTTCAAAAATGTCATCAACAAAGATGGACAGCAGCAATAG